One Theropithecus gelada isolate Dixy chromosome 3, Tgel_1.0, whole genome shotgun sequence genomic window carries:
- the ELN gene encoding LOW QUALITY PROTEIN: elastin (The sequence of the model RefSeq protein was modified relative to this genomic sequence to represent the inferred CDS: deleted 1 base in 1 codon): MAGLTAAAPRPGVLLLLLSILHPSRPGGVPGAIPGGVPGGVYYPGAGLGGLGGGALGPGGKPLKPGPGGLAGTGLGAGLGAFPAGAFPGALVPGGVADAAAAYKAAKAGAGLGGVPGVGGIGGVGGAVVPQPGAGVKPGKVPGVGLPGVYPGGVLPGARFPGVGVLPGVPTGTGVKPKAPGVGGAFAGIPGVGPFGVQQPGVPLGYPIKAPKLPGGYGLPYSTGKLPYGYGPGGVAGAAGKAGYPTGTGVGPQAAAAAAAKAAAKLGRGSAGVLPGVGVGGVPGVPGAIPGIGGIAGAGTPAAAAAAAAAAKAAKYGAAAGLVPGGPGFGPGVVGVPGAGIPGVGVPGAGIPGVGVPGAGIPVVPGAGVPGAVSPAAAAKAAAKAAKYGARAGVGVGGIPTFGVGAGGFPGYGVGVGGIPGVGAVPGVGGVPGAGISPEAQAAAAAKAAKYGAAGAGVLGGLVPGAGGVVPGVPGVGGVPGVGTPAAAAAKAAAKAAQFGLVPGVGVAPGVGVAPGVGVAPGVGVAPGVGVAPGVGVAPGVGVAPGVGIGPGGVAAAAKSAAKAAAKAQLRAAAGLGAVPGLGVGAVPGLGVGVGVPGLGVGAGVPGFGAGAGEGASGVRRSLSPELRERDPSYSQHLPSTPSPPRVPGALAAAKAAKYGAGVPGALGGVGALGGVGIPGGVVGAGPAAAAAAAKAAAKAAQFGLGGPAGLGVGGLGVGGLGAVPGVGGLGGVSPAAAAKAAKYGAAGLGGVLGGAGQFPLGGVAARPGFGLSPIFPGGGAGGLGVGGKPPKPFGGALGALGYQGAACLGKSCGRKRK, from the exons GTCCCGGAGGGCTTGCGGGCACTGGCCTTGGGGCAG GGCTCGGCGCCTTCCCTGCAGGTGCCTTTCCGGGGGCTCTGGTGCCTGGCGGAGTGGCTGATGCTGCTGCAGCTTACAAAGCTGCCAAGGCTG GCGCTGGGCTCGGTGGTGTCCCAGGAGTTGGTGGCATTGGTGGTGTTGGCG GTGCGGTGGTTCCTCAGCCTGGAGCCGGAGTGAAGCCTGGGAAAGTGCCGG GTGTGGGGCTGCCAGGTGTATACCCAGGTGGAGTGCTCCCAG GAGCTCGGTTCCCCGGTGTGGGGGTGCTCCCTGGAGTTCCCACCGGAACAGGAGTTAAGCCCAAGGCTCCAG GTGTAGGTGGAGCTTTTGCTGGAATCCCAG GAGTTGGACCCTTTGGGGTACAGCAACCTGGAGTCCCACTGGGGTACCCCATCAAGGCCCCCAAGCTGCCCG GTGGCTATGGACTGCCCTACAGCACAGGGAAACTACCTTACG GCTATGGGCCCGGAGGAGTGGCTGGTGCAGCGGGCAAGGCTGGTTACCCAACCGGGACAG GGGTTGGCccccaggcagcagcagcagcggcagctaAAGCGGCAGCAAAGTTGG GGAGAGGAA GTGCTGGAGTCCTCCCTGGTGTTGGAGTGGGCGGTGTTCCTGGCGTGCCTGGGGCAATTCCTGGAATCGGAGGCATCGCAG GTGCTGGGACtccagctgcagctgcagctgcagcagcagccgCTAAGGCAGCCAAGTACG GAGCTGCTGCAGGCTTAGTGCCTGGAGGGCCAGGCTTTGGCCCGGGAGTAGTTGGTGTCCCAGGAGCTGGCATTCCAGGTGTTGGTGTCCCAGGAGCTGGCATTCCAGGTGTTGGTGTCCCAGGAGCTGGCATTCCAGTTGTCCCAGGTGCTGGGGTTCCAG GGGCTGTGTCACCAGCTGCAGCTGCTAAGGCAGCTGCGAAGGCAGCCAAATACG GGGCCAGGGCCGGAGTCGGAGTTGGAGGCATTCCTACTTTTGGGGTTGGAGCTGGGGGCTTTCCCGGCTATGGTGTCGGAGTCGGAGGCATCCCCGGAGTCGGAGCTGTTCCCGGAGTCGGAGGTGTCCCGGGAGCTGGCATTTCCC CTGAAGCTCAGGCAGCAGCTGCCGCCAAGGCTGCCAAGTACG GTGCTGCAGGAGCAGGAGTGCTGGGTGGGTTGGTGCCAGGTGCCGGAGGCGTAGTCCCAGGTGTGCCGGGCGTGGGAGGAGTGCCAG GAGTGGGGACcccagcagctgcagctgctAAAGCAGCCGCCAAAGCCGCCCAGTTTG GGTTAGTTCCTGGTGTCGGCGTGGCTCCTGGCGTTGGCGTGGCTCCTGGAGTTGGCGTGGCTCCTGGCGTTGGCGTGGCTCCTGGCGTTGGCGTGGCTCCTGGTGTTGGTGTGGCTCCTGGCGTTGGCGTGGCTCCTGGCGTTGGCATCGGCCCTGGTGGAGTTGCAG CGGCAGCGAAATCTGCTGCCAAGGCAGCCGCCAAAGCCCAGCTCC GAGCTGCAGCTGGGCTTGGTGCTGTTCCTGGACTTGGAGTTGGTGCTGTTCCTGGACTTGGAGTTGGTGTCGGCGTTCCTGGGCTTGGAGTTGGTGCTGGTGTTCCTGGCTTCGGGGCAGGTGCGGGTGAGGGGGCTTCT GGGGTTAGGCGGAGCCTGTCCCCTGAGCTCAGGGAACGAGATCCCTCCTACTCCCAGCACCTCCCCAGCACCCCCTCACCACCCAGGG TACCTGGAGCCCTGGCTGCCGCTAAAGCAGCCAAATATG GAGCAGGAGTGCCTGGGGCCCTTGGAGGGGTCGGGGCTCTCGGTGGAGTAGGCATCCCAGGCGGTGTGGTGG GAGCCGGacccgccgccgctgctgctgcaGCCAAAGCTGCTGCCAAAGCCGCCCAGTTTG GCCTAGGGGGACCTGCTGGACTCGGAGTCGGAGGACTCGGAGTCGGAGGGCTTGGAGCCGTCCCAGGTGTTGGGGGCCTTGGAG GTGTGTCTCCAGCTGCAGCCGCCAAAGCAGCTAAATACG GTGCTGCTGGCCTTGGAGGTGTCCTAGGGGGTGCCGGGCAGTTCCCACTTGGAG GAGTGGCAGCGAGACCCGGCTTCGGATTGTCTCCCATTTTCCCAG GTGGCGGCGCTGGAGGCTTGGGAGTTGGTG GAAAACCCCCCAAGCCCTTTGGAGGGGCCCTAGGAGCCCTGGGATACCAAG GTGCGGCCTGCCTGGGGAAATCTTGTGGCCGGAAGAGAAAATGA